In Tissierellales bacterium, the genomic window GGTTGCTAATCTATGCAATTGATTCACCTTAGCATTTTTATTCTCTATAAGATAATTTCTTATATACATTTCATAAACCGCATCACCTACGTATGCTAATTGTAATGGTCCCATCATTTGAACTTCACGATTTTTCCATTCTTTATTTCTAAAAAGTTCCAAATCCAACACTCCTCTACGCTATCTCTTACATAACAAAAGCAGAGACTAGCTCTGCTCCTATTATACTCAAAAAATCATACTCTTGTCTATTTGATTCGTATTTCAAATCTATATTCTTCTCCAAGTTGTACCGTCTCTAGAGTCTAAAAGTTCTATTCCTCTAGCTTTAAGCGAGTCTCTAATTTCATCGGCTCTAGCAAAATTCTTATTTTTTCTTGCTGAAATTCTTTCTTCAATCAAGTTTTGTATTTCATCTTCCAAAACTTCATCTTTTCTCTGAAGTATAGCAAGAACGTCTGCCATTTCCATGTACAGTCCTAGCGTTTCCTTGATAAGTTCCGCCGCAGTATCTTTATCAAAATTTATATTTGATAATTTCACCAAATCAAACATAATGGAAATAGCCTCTGCCGTATTAAAATCATCTTCAAGACTAGATATAAATCTGTCTTTATATACAGAAAGTGATTCTTTAATTTTAATTTCTGAATCATTTAATTCTCTATTTTCTGCTTTTTCCAAGTGTTCTTCCATCAATTTTTTTCCATTTACCAATCTCTCATAAGCACTCTTAGACTGAAGGAAAATCTCTCTACTAAAGTTTATCGGTTTTCTATAGTGAGATGATAGCAAATAAAGTCTTAAAATCTCTAAATCAAATTCTTCCGAAATAGCACGAACAGTGAAGAAGTTTTTCTTAGATTTTGACATTTTAATATTGTTAGCGTTTATCATAGCATTGTGCATCCAGTAGTTAGCAAATGGCTTCCCATTGTGGCACTCACTTTGTGCAATTTCATTTTCATGGTGAGGGAATTGCAAGTCATCTCCACCAGCATGAATATCTATAGTTTCACCTAAATGCTTCTTTGCCATCACCGAACACTCTATATGCCAGCCAGGCCTACCATGACCCCAAGGACTCTCCCAATAAGGCTCTCCTGGTTTAGCTGCTTTCCAAAGCAAAAAATCCATAGGATTTTTCTTATCTTCATTTACAACTATTCTCGCACCAGCAACCAAATCTTCTATATTCTTTTTTGATAATTTGCCATAATCTTCTATCCTAGTAACATCAAAATAAACATTTCCATCTACCGCATATGCATATCCATCATTCTCTAATTCGCTTATAAATTCAACCATTTCTTCTATAGTCTCTGTTGCCTTCGGATGCATTATTTCGTCATCTTTTACATTCAAATTCGAACTATCTATCAAGTACTCATCAATATAGTGATCTGCTAGAGCTTTTACTGTAGTATCTTGCTCTTGCGCTTTAATAATAAGCTTATCATCTATATCTGTAAAATTAGATACATAATTAACTTTGTAACCTCTGTATTTAAAGTATCTTCTCATTGTATCAAAAACAATCATAGGTCTTGCATTCCCAACATGAATATAGTTATATACCGTTGGACCACAAACATAAATAGATACTTCGT contains:
- the cysS gene encoding cysteine--tRNA ligase — its product is MKLYNTLTRKKEEFVPIKENEVSIYVCGPTVYNYIHVGNARPMIVFDTMRRYFKYRGYKVNYVSNFTDIDDKLIIKAQEQDTTVKALADHYIDEYLIDSSNLNVKDDEIMHPKATETIEEMVEFISELENDGYAYAVDGNVYFDVTRIEDYGKLSKKNIEDLVAGARIVVNEDKKNPMDFLLWKAAKPGEPYWESPWGHGRPGWHIECSVMAKKHLGETIDIHAGGDDLQFPHHENEIAQSECHNGKPFANYWMHNAMINANNIKMSKSKKNFFTVRAISEEFDLEILRLYLLSSHYRKPINFSREIFLQSKSAYERLVNGKKLMEEHLEKAENRELNDSEIKIKESLSVYKDRFISSLEDDFNTAEAISIMFDLVKLSNINFDKDTAAELIKETLGLYMEMADVLAILQRKDEVLEDEIQNLIEERISARKNKNFARADEIRDSLKARGIELLDSRDGTTWRRI